AGATGGACGAGGTGACGCAGCAGAACGCCGCGCTGGTGGAAGAGGCCTCGGCCGCCGCCTCGGCCATGGAGGACCAGGCGCGCAAGCTGGCCGAGGCCACGGCGGTGTTCAAGACCCAGTCGGGTCAGGTGATCGAGGCCGAACCGGCGGCCGTCCTGGCCCATGGCGCCCGGGCGACGCGCCTGTCGCGCCCCTGAGCCAGGCAGGCCTGATCGGGCCGGGCGCTCCACGCCCGGCCCGGCGGGCCTTATTTCCTGCGACGCAGCAAGGCGTACAGGATGATGGCGCCGAACGTGGCGGTGCCGATCCCGCCCAGCGTGAAATTACCCAGCTTGACGGTGAAATCACCCGCGCCCAGCACCAGCGTGACCGCGGCCACGATCAGGTTGCGGTTATCGCTGAAATCGACCTGGTTCACCACCCAGATACGGGCGCCGGCCACGGCGATCAGGCCAAACACCACGACCGACATGCCGCCCAGCACGGGCGCCGGGATGGTCTGGATCAGGGCGCCGAACTTGGGCGAGAAGCCCAGCACGATGGCGATCAGGGCCGCCACCACGAAGACCAGGGTGGAATAGATGCGGGTCACGGCCATCACGCCGATGTTCTCGGCATAGGTGGTGACGCCGGTGCCGCCGACCGCGCCGGACACCATGGTGGCCACGCCGTCACCGACGAACGCGCGGCCCAGGTAGCGGTCCAGGTCCTGGCCCGTCATGGCGCTGACCGCCTTGACGTGGCCCAGGTTCTCGGCAACCAGAATGATGGCGACCGGCACGATCAGGCCCATGGCCTCGGCCTTGAACACCGGCGCCGCGAAATGAGGCAGGCCGAACCAGGCCGCCGCCGTCACGCCCGCGAAGTCCACGGGCTTGCCCAGGCCCAGGACATTGGCGCAGATCACGTACACCACGCAGGCCAGGATCAGGCCCACCAGGATCAGCAGCCGCTGCACCATGCCGCGCGTGTACACGGCGATGCCGCCCACGCACAGGACGGTGACGAGGGCCATGGCGGTGTCGAAGCCCGACTGCCCCATCGCGCCCTTGGCCGCGATGGGCGCCAGGTTCAGGCCGATCACGGCCACCACGGCACCGGTCACCACCGGCGGCATCAGCGTGTCGATCCAGCCCGCCCCGCCGCCGGCGCGCGCATTAACGGCCCAGACGATCAGGCCGATCAGGGTATAGGCCAGGCCGCAGGCGATGATGGCGCCCAGCGCCACGCCGATATTGGCGTTGGCGCCGCCGCCCGCATAGCCGGTGACGGCGATGACGCCGCCGATGAAGGCGAAACTGGACCCCAGGTAGCTCGGCACCCGCCCGCCCACGAACAGAAAGAAGATCAGCGTGCCGATGCCCGACATCAGGATGGCGACGTTCGGATCGAACCCCATCAGCAGCGGCGCCAGCACCGTGGAGCCGAACATGGCGACCACGTGCTGCGCGCCCATGGCCACGTTCTTGGGCCAGGACAGCCTTTCGTCGGGCGCGATGATGACGCCGGGCTCGGCGTCGTCCGCCAGGCGCCAGCGCGGAAAGTACGATTTGGACATGGATTCCCCAGGATGTTGTCGGGTCGATGAGCCCGGACGGCGCCCGCTCCAGTGAGCCAAGCGACGGGCGGGCGCCAGTGTAAAGGCCCGCACGAACCCCCTGCAATATTTAAGTCCTCCCCCATAAAACATGTAACGCGCGCACCAGCGGGATGCCACGGATCCGGCTCCGCCGGTCCGCAGGCATGCCCCCTTGAGGGGGAGGCGCGCAAGCGCCTCGGGGGTGGGCCTTAATTTCAGCGCCGAAATGCCGTACTTGTCAGGACCTACCCCAGAAAATCACCAACAACGCGGGACTATCATGGCCATCAACCCTATCGGCAGCACCTCGAATAACGCCATGTTCGACCTCTGGAACCAGAAAATCCGGGCGAACAGAG
The Achromobacter sp. AONIH1 DNA segment above includes these coding regions:
- a CDS encoding solute carrier family 23 protein, giving the protein MSKSYFPRWRLADDAEPGVIIAPDERLSWPKNVAMGAQHVVAMFGSTVLAPLLMGFDPNVAILMSGIGTLIFFLFVGGRVPSYLGSSFAFIGGVIAVTGYAGGGANANIGVALGAIIACGLAYTLIGLIVWAVNARAGGGAGWIDTLMPPVVTGAVVAVIGLNLAPIAAKGAMGQSGFDTAMALVTVLCVGGIAVYTRGMVQRLLILVGLILACVVYVICANVLGLGKPVDFAGVTAAAWFGLPHFAAPVFKAEAMGLIVPVAIILVAENLGHVKAVSAMTGQDLDRYLGRAFVGDGVATMVSGAVGGTGVTTYAENIGVMAVTRIYSTLVFVVAALIAIVLGFSPKFGALIQTIPAPVLGGMSVVVFGLIAVAGARIWVVNQVDFSDNRNLIVAAVTLVLGAGDFTVKLGNFTLGGIGTATFGAIILYALLRRRK